A genomic window from Leptospira broomii serovar Hurstbridge str. 5399 includes:
- a CDS encoding glycosyltransferase family 2 protein, translating into MTQLVSIIMPVYNAEKFIAASIESVLNQKYGAWELLLVDDQSKDSSREIMQTYSKKDSRIKSIFKERNSGSADSRNQGILAARGRYIAFLDADDLWDPEFLSEQIKLMQDEKVAFSFSSYRIVDESDREILKPYMATGGPITYRQNLLYNRVGLLTAIYDTETLGKMYFDVSLKSLRDDYALWLDILKKIPYSVGNPKILASYRVRKGALTSNKKNVILPHFRMLKNREKLGWIPAAFYTGVWGIVALKKYYFNRI; encoded by the coding sequence ATGACACAACTCGTATCCATCATCATGCCCGTTTACAACGCGGAGAAATTTATAGCAGCCAGCATAGAGAGTGTATTAAATCAGAAATACGGAGCCTGGGAATTGCTTTTGGTCGATGATCAGTCCAAAGATTCCAGTCGCGAGATTATGCAAACCTATTCGAAGAAGGATTCCAGAATCAAATCCATTTTCAAGGAAAGAAATTCAGGATCTGCGGATAGTCGTAATCAAGGAATTCTGGCAGCCAGAGGTCGTTATATAGCTTTCTTGGATGCCGATGATCTTTGGGACCCCGAATTCCTGAGCGAACAAATCAAATTGATGCAGGATGAGAAAGTGGCCTTTTCTTTTTCATCTTATCGGATCGTAGACGAATCCGATCGGGAGATTTTGAAGCCGTATATGGCGACCGGCGGGCCGATCACCTATCGGCAGAATCTGCTATATAATCGCGTAGGTCTTTTAACGGCGATCTACGACACTGAAACTCTAGGGAAAATGTATTTCGACGTAAGTTTAAAAAGTCTTCGAGACGATTATGCACTTTGGCTGGACATTCTTAAAAAGATCCCGTACAGCGTCGGAAACCCTAAAATACTCGCCAGCTACCGCGTAAGAAAGGGAGCCCTGACATCCAATAAGAAAAACGTAATTCTCCCCCACTTCCGAATGCTGAAAAATCGGGAAAAGCTCGGTTGGATTCCAGCCGCGTTTTATACTGGCGTATGGGGCATAGTAGCCTTGAAAAAATACTACTTTAATCGAATCTAA